The Solenopsis invicta isolate M01_SB chromosome 1, UNIL_Sinv_3.0, whole genome shotgun sequence DNA segment AATTCCAGTATTTTTTCCTGTTTAGCTACAAGTTCCATTTCTTTGCGTTGTAATTCGTGTAGTGTATTTGTTCCTTCTATATACTCTTGTAGGTACTCTTCCTCAGGAAATGCTTCATCATCTATGACGGATAACCAGCGTTTAACAGCATTTTTACAACATTTCATAACTTTTCCTATGTTATCTATCTCAAATTTCAAGTAATTTCTCTCTCGGATCAGAGAGTGATATGAAATTGAATGGCTTGCTGATATCGATGTTGATGGAATTGCTGACTGTATACTCTTTTGACTGTTATCGTGTCCATTGCTTTCAATCTcatcttcatcttcttcttgaATAGCATCTGCTCTCTGCAACATCCTGAATCGTGGCCATCGTCGATACCTTGCTGTTGATGTTGATGGAAATGTAAGTTCTATGTTGTCAAAGTCATTTACATCATCAACATGGGCCTCTCTCCGCAACATTTTAAAATGCGATGATGAATTGTTTGCTGATGATGTTGAAGGTATCGCTGGCTCTACAATTTCTAAATTGTCACAGACTTCTTCAGGCTCCATCATCTTATCTTCATCTTCGGCAACATCATAGGTCTTTGCTGCCATATGTTGATACAATTTATCAAACTCATCCACCCAAATTGTGGTGGCATAAGGGGCAAATCGAATTGTTCGTTTTCTTTCATTTGGAAAAAACTTTCTCTCTTCATTGTTATTTTGGAAGCACCCACACACTCCTCTTAAAACAAATCTAAATCCCTCTATTTTGCTCACTAttcttttactaattttccaattttctttgttttcttttgtTCTTGTTATCTATTCGTACTTCGCTCTTCACTATACAATTGCCGTCTTATCTCTATTTCTTCTGTATTTCTCCGCGTACCTTGCACGTACTGTGTCAGATTCCTGCAATCATATAACAATATGCAACATGTAATTATATTCTATTGTTAaccaaaatatttgttattcatAAGTTTAATCTTTTGGAATTATCCCTACCATACGATATTCTTTTCtctataataaacaaaataaaactatcTTTCAtatatgtgtttgtgtgtgtgtacactAGTGcaatgtacacacacacacacacacacacacacacacacacacacacacacacacacattcctgcttatttttttattttcttacctTATCTTCCACTTCAAGTTTTGTCAGCGTAGTTTTGTAATCTTGACTCTTGACAGTTGTCTTAGTGTCTGAGTGAATTGTGTATGTATGCTGCAAACTCAGTCTGAATAAAAGCTTTAAAACCAAATTGTGACAGGCGCGAGCGATACGCAGCTTTTAAAGGTCAGTGGTGCGCCGGTGCTGCTGACGACCTTCGCAATATGATCCCCTCTCCTACCTGTCACCTTGACCTCTTCACGTGTCCATACTTCTCCTACGTCCCTTAGTCCTTTTCCACCACCGTTGTACGAAATATTAGGATTGACACGAGAACTAACGAAAACGCAATCACTCGAAAGTCGCCGATGCGAAAATTTCCGTCCACAAGTGTCAACCATTCCGATCGATCGGATGATACATGGCTCCATTCGTACCAAGTCCACAGAATCTCTGGAATAAGTCCAGCGGGACGCGTTAAAAATCTATGTAGCAATAATCCACAATTAGTCTCCGGCACAACACCGACTATTCCTTTGCAAGCAAAATGCTCCACCGTGCATCTTGACGCGCACACGCTCGATGAAGCATTTAAATTTAGATCTCGTTACGTCGTCATAGTATTTCATGACTTTTGAGTACCGCCACGCTTGGTAGAGAGACGACAGTATTGTTGCCACCGTCAATTATTTAATGACTTATTCGATCACCAACAACCCGAACACTAAACTGCACTACTAAGTCAAGTTCACGAGCAAGTTCAAGTTCAATTTTTCTGTAAACACACTTGCTCGTTCTCACATAGCGCGTTCTCTGACGTCACTAGAAGTACGTTTAGACGTCAGGGACTTATAGCACTATCGCCGAGACAACGGAAAGTCGATCCCTCATTGGCTGGACAACCATATTTCTCATGTATATTTCTCCCTCTCTGCGGATGTACCAGGGCTGACAATTGGAGAATACTCGAGAACTAACTAGACAATGCCCAGAAACCCGGGCAAAGCCAAAATCAATATGTtgcgatatatatgtatatgtaaatatgatAATCTAGAAAGTTACTGTTACTAAActcgtaatttttataaattacttctaatttcttttataacaattgaagtttataactattttaatttctatattcaTTCTTAATACGCTGACCCAGTAACTTTGTATTTTCAATCTCTGTTATTGAAAGTTATCAAACATTGAAAATTCAAGTTCTTTAAAATGCAATTGGCGATCTCAATATAACGTATACAAATGGTTCAATTACGGTTACCACCACTTCTTTGGTTTTCAGTCGGAGACTCCAACTTTTTTTAAGGAACTTTCGGTTTtctgacagaaaaaaaatttaattaactgttataaattttaaagttagaaattaataagaaaattaataaggaAATAATATTACCGCTTCTTTGATTTTTGATTGGAGATCTCagctttctgaaaaaatatctgctaaaagaattacttttatattttagagaaagaaataaaatattaaatttgacaaatataaatcCTTTTTTTAGAGATTAAGACAATTTAGTATTAATCGATCTCAGACAAGAAAACCATTGATTTCCAGTTGAACCAATCAGAAGGTGGCAACCAAAGACTCGACGTGATTTATTAGTAACTTGTCgcaaataagctaaaaatattcgctataattttaatgtgattGTCTTCTTTGTGAACTATATTTGTAAGTAGCCAATTTAACATGCTGAAAATCTTTCGAAGATTTAACCCAAGCAATCAAAAAATAGGAATTTTTAATAcgttttaaatcattttcttttaaCGTAATCAACAGCAGAATTTTAACTGACTTTTCGTCTGGTTTACTAAAAAATTGCGTCTGAGAATGTTAAAAAACGCTCATCAATGTTTATCCAGGTTTATCCTGAAACAAAGacattcacaattattttttatgataacttaaaagtttaaaaagtaatttttaaaattaaatttgataacttttttaaaGGAAAGTTATTGaacaaagaaatgtaaaattttggATAAATATTATTCGTTTGTTACAATAACGacataactaaaaaaaacaaaattttctagtcttaaatcataaaaattttgtaatattagaaATAGTGTACTGATTAAACAAAGCCCACTTATGACCATTGTTATTTGCTTGTCACACGTGAGGCTTACACCAGAGGATAACAATTTCAATATTGCTAACTTTTTGGAAGCTAAAAATTACACTCAAATGGTTAATTATGATGTTTAAGAATAGAGTATATCTCAAGCAATTTCACTCTTAtgaataataatcattttaaaactgATTTAGAAGATAGTgcttagttttttaatttattttttattcggaccttatatattcataattacataataagtcccaataataaagttaaaaaaattttgtttatattaaactttGTGTCCATGGTGGTAGAAATCACTTTAAGatctcaaataaaaagaaaattgaccaatcgtattaatcaattaGTTCAAATGTCAACTTGTTCAAAtacaatttgtcaattttttctgAAAGTTTATTCCAAATTTTGCAGCAATTTCTAACAGCATGGACATAAAGTTTTactaagtaatattttttattatgaaaatattaataatttttggtcaAGATATAATACttgtattgcaaaaaaaatgattcttcattctctatataaatttttctcattttacataTAGCTgaaagtttctttaaaattgaCAAACATTTACTATAACTAATTATAAtgtatgaatataaaaaattctttgcaatatatatatatatatatatatatattatgctcttattatcaaaataaaattatttgttctgcatttgaatatttctttgcaatattgatatactttttttattttctgtcttTCCTCTTTTACttgattttaattgataaaaaataaatattttattttgtcattattttctcatcaattttctattatggaaattttactcatttttgctattattcaatgtcatcaaatcacattgttaaaaatttcaatatgataaaatttcctcagtttattttgtttgtctaataaatgaattaaataatataaatttaataatacatcaGCATAGTTTTTATTCATTGAATACCACATAAGTAATTATAAGTCCATagaataattgcaaaattaattatattctggTGATACAATTatcaacaatattttacattcaatttTCAAAGCTTATTCTGTAAAATTCAAGCCATCATTGTAAAGAAttctttttagtaatatttgtcACATCAACAGATCAAATGTGAATAATCATATGTCAATTGCAacctcttaaaaaaattaaatcttttgccAACTAAGAGTTGAATAGcaactttgaaattaaaaagaaaatgtgatATAAATCAAGATCTCaattcaagaatattatatatctcCTAAATATAgatacttgtttcaataaaaagtaatttattttttatcataaaaaatttagttttaaatgcaaatatgcTATTTCTTGACCAGATATgttaggaaaaaattaaatctattgtTACAGATGACAATAATCCTTTTCATTGTCCTTGATAAAGTTACTAACCTCAATCTTTTAGTAGATACATAAGCaccaacatttttttctgcctaaaataaagataatatatatttttatctcttttattcaCAATTGATAAATCTAAGATTCAGACAGATCTAAAATTGTTTGTAGCTTGATCTGCACAAATTATTCGAGGGGAAATTTACATTGCTGATGTCtagtaattaaatctttttgagTCATTTATGAttggtattaaaaataaaaccttaATTCTATTGTAAGAgtataaaaatatgcattagataagttataattaaaacgtatttatatagatattaatacactttcatgataatttattttcgttcacgtttaataaacaataagaaaTGCGCTGAGAGACTTCGACGTTTGTCAATTCATCCTTATATTTTCTAACCTAAAGAAACGCTATACTTAATGCTTCATAACTCTTTTTACGATTTCCAATAACTTTgtctattttttactttattctacGCATAAAACGACATCGCTTGAATACATTTTCGccaaaatttgaaataagattaaatattttctaatcttGTATCTTTTAACCAATTCCTATAATCGAGGCTCAAACGAAATATTGTTCTTACCGAAGATCTTCTGCTTCACAGACATTTTGTTCTATTCAACATCAGATCGAGAAATAAATAAGTTCATCAAAACAATGGTGTACGCAGGTATACTGCGATTCACAAAGTCACGAGTGTAATAAGCTTGCTCGAATGACTACAGGTTATTTGACACACTTTGACAAAGATACAATTTGATACAATTCTGACTCAAATTGACCCAAATGTAATAAGTGTATATAAAGAGAGGTCTTAAGGTGCGGACTGATATTTTGTGCGCAAACGCAAGTCGCGCAACCAATCAGAAGCGTTCCGCGTTTTTATGTGCCAGATTTTCCCTAAAAAGAGAGGAACGTGAGAGCGGCCATGCCGGCCTTTTTCCTGTAAAGTTGAATGCACAATGAAAAGCACAGGCAATAGGAACAAGGAATAACACAAACAATAGATTTCACAACTTCTGATTGATTCGTAGATATTTCTCGCGGCTTCTGATTGATTGAAATCTATTGCCCGTTGTTATTCCCTATTCCTATTGCCTGTGCTTTTCATTGTGCATTCAGCTTTATAGGAAAAAGCCGAAATGGCGTCTTTCAGGTTCTTCTCTACCctaaggctgcgttcagatttcTCACCCGGGTACATACATACACCCACGCATTATTCcattcttgtttaacattcagtaaacaacaaagataaaataacatCTGTGTGCACCTGGATGGAAAATCTGAACGCACCCCAGTTTGATAAAACCCCCACTGTCCTTGATCCTAGGGGTTGtagaaaaagaacaaaccttgtgagaaagagagagagagagagaatgaaagagagagaaagctagcgagtaaaaaaaaaaggaaggattACTCGAAGAACACGATCtcgttttttcaaaaaagtagaCGTCAAGGTCGAGACATTTTTTACGATCCGTTTATTAAGTTCTAACAATGGGAGTTCCATCGTCCGCAAGTACAGAAGTTAACATATTGAacgagatttattatttaaaaagtaagttTGCAACTTTCTGGGGACAGGTTAGTTTTGACCTTTATTCCGAATAACGGAAAATCAGGTTAGATTGTTCattattcgtaatattttaCTTGGAAAATGTATTCTTGTTAAAATCATAGGTATCAACGAATAAAATATTAGCTACATATAGTTTGATAATCGACGTAATTCAAGTACAATGTTGCAACAGATTAGTATCAACCATGTTGCATTTTGCTGACAGATGCTGCGTTCCAATATACACCATCAGTACTAAAAAtcagttcacgttacgtatatcatagattttcagtactggcagtgaactTTAGAACACAAGCAGAGTTCATCAAGTGTATGTAATCTGCCAACAGAAACGGAAAGTTATTTTACAACCATTTGAATGGAATAGAGTAGtcatttaaatgattattaaatgattattagatAGATTTTTTGCACGGTTTTTGCTATCAATTTGTTACCATATTTTCCTAACaagattttgttacatttttgctTGAAAGTGTCGATAAAATTTGCAGatgtttcaaaaacaaaaatacaattttaattctaaataacttttgaaaacACTACTAAGATATGaaaactgtaattatttaataatatgtcaaCATAATGGCACAATAGCATGATGTTTTGTATACATTGGTTTTTAATTAGTTCAGTGTATTCCTTATATCTTGTATCTCGATAGAAATACATTtgttctaaattatatttattacacagaCAGTAAGGTATCTTATTATGATTaagatgataaattttttaaagttttttgatttttatcataaactattttttttacatacaaatttatattcccataagaatatttaaagaagtagtttttattattaggaTAGAACAATCCTTTTATTTTGTTAGATAATATGAAATTACTATGTATCATTAATTATCTTATGTATATTTACAGGTCAGATAGAGCAATACAGACAAAAGACACAAATAATTTTGCAGTCCAGTGAAAAGACTAATTGTTCCaacagaaaatttaaatttataaagccGAACATTCAGTCAGATTCAAAGAACCTGATTTGCGATTCTCCTTTGAACTCCAAAATGTTACCTGAGTGTTCAACTAAAAATGTACATGTAAAATCAAGTTTTACAAATGTTCATGTTAATCCAAATTTTAAACCACAAAAACCAACGGTGCATATCAATCCAAATATCCATGCCAAACCTTTAATACATGTTAATCCAAAAATGATGCATGATATTTCTAATCAAAATCTACAAAATAACATAAACATGACAACAGCAACTTATACaacaaaaacaaatgtaaataatacagGGCAAGCAAATGTTAAGAGGTCTGTGTATGTTAATCCAacattattgaagaaattatctTCTTCCAaggaaaaatcaaattttaaagaatCAGTTACAACAGAACAACCTGTTTATTCGAGAttgaaacttgtaaaaaatattgataatcgaAAGATTTCTCCTAAGAAGATTAGTAATTCTAGCATTGTACTTTTATCACGTAGCAAGCTTGTTAGAGTGTCTACTGCAAAAAGCTCGTCGAGAACTTCTTTACAGTATCAACGtaaatcatcaaaatatatggaGATAAAGGGAAAAAAATGTGAGACAACATCGCAGAAAGTCATGAAAATGAAgccattaataaataatacattacaaTCTACAAGTATAATAACTAATTTgtcaaaatcaaatattaataaatctaataaCAAATCTAAagtaactaaatataaaatagatagaaCTGCATTACATATATCAAAAGTTAAAGAAAGGCCTTTAGAAATGGCAAAAGTTATGTAAGTAATGTAATACTgttatatctataaattataaaccaacttacgagattggaaaatttgtgttacaGAAGCGACACAAAGAAACTTGTTACTATTGGTGGTATTGTCTATAGAGcttccaaaaataaattaattcgaaGAAACTCTTTATTGAAACGTATGTGCATAGTTTCACGTTTTGTTTCATTGatgttaaatgtataataatatagttttataatttgtaaatattttatgtttcaataatttttctatgaaaaatcAGGAAAACGATCAATCAGTGGAAAAAGTGATAAGCTTGGTGTTATTCTTCATGATAAAAAACAACGAACGAGCAAAGAAACTTTAAATCGCACATCAGAAACGGacattgttaaaaaaacaaGATATACTTTCAATGTAATTCCGAAAACCACTTACAAAAATAGTATCaggtatatataatattctatacacGACTTAAATTggattcattattttttttttaatacaaattttttgatttttttctttcagtaacAAAGCGAAACAAAGAAGCATACGaattttacgaaataaaatGCACAAGAATAATCAGCCTTGCTTGATTTTTCAACGATTTGGATCTTGTCCAAAccataaaaatggaaaatgtcCTAAACGACATGATAAAAAACAGGTGTCACTCTGCAAAAAGTAAGTTAATTTGAAGCATTGAATATATTCTCatcattatttctatttcttctacatgtgcataattttattaatatttttaattgtataacgcagatatttattacaattttgttaaatgataatttatttttctatcaaacatgatttttggaaaaataatgtatgttttgaaaatatatatttccaacaaaaactttaatttttaaggaAAGATAATAAGGCAATCTGTTTTTCCAAAGTCATGTTAAAAtcaacttgattttttaaataaaaattcaaatttttgttacatttttgtaGCTGACATTaagatgtatataaaatatttctataagttCTGTTTTGATTTCATAATTagagttatttaatattttgtagcattgaaatacattgtttatttaatatgcattgttatttttatatttaaattttttctttatttattgttctAATTTTGTAGTGTTGTGATAAGTTGTAATAATACATTCTTTCGTATCTTTATATACAATtgttggttttttttttcaaaaacaatttatttcttcaaaaattattccattacattaaaataaatctctctgcacatatatatattatactactaattataaaaagtttttttgatgaACCAAGCTTCAGAACAGCAAAtgcaaaatcatatttttttttttttaatatctccaGTTTTCTACAAGGAAAGTGTTTTTTGAACAAATGTTCTTTATCTCATGATGTTGGACCTGAAAAGATGCCTACATGCAAGTACTTTCTCGATGGCTGTTGCACAAGAGATGCCTGTCCTTATCTTCATGTTAAAGTGTCTTCAAACACTTCAATCTGCATTGATTTTTTACAAGGATATTGTGCTAAGGGAAATAAGGTAATTACATTCtcttgtattttaattgattactCATGTGATAGATTATCTATCATATGAGTAATCTATGCAtagattatttacatttaatctatgtatgacaatttatttatctaatttttgttataatacaaattttctttaataagatcTCAAATATAGTATATGGTCTGTGGGTCATAAGTAATCAATTATAACATCGTACaaagtacaaatttttatagcaGAGCCAAATAAACTAATTAGGATtgataatatctaataattaacATGCAGAAAGTATGAAGacatgaaattatatttacttgtaaCTAAGTGATAATCAATTCATATAGTCTGTAAATATGAGTTTAAGATCatttatatgaaaagaaaaaaaacgatacTCTATTAAGATTAGATTTAagattatcttttaattatactAACCAGATACCTTATACAAAGTCATAACgacttgtaataatattttataaaacgtagAGTACTGATTTGTTCTCCTATAGTGCCAACGACGCCATGAGTATCTTTGTCCTGAATTTAACAAGTCGGGGAATTGCAGCAAAGGTGAGTGTTGTCCTTATCCTCATAAATCGCATTCCTCTAATTCCGAAAAAAGCGCTAAGTACTTGAACAAGACGCATGATGCGCAAAAATATCATGCCACACTTGTCACAGAAAGTAATTCTGAGATCTCAAACTCGGAAAGCAGATTAAGATATTATGAACTAACTAATAGTTTATCtgaagaatttgaaaaaaagaaagagattcCAATTATCGATCCTGTAAAGCAGATTAACGTTAACGAAATTAAACAAGATAAATCTTTAATGAAAAACAACCAAGGTGAATTAGAGATAACGGTTTATGATCgtgataatgtaaaaaagaagatTTCTATTGGCGGTTATATCCCTATTGAtcatctttaattaatatttgtatacattaattttttagtaaatcttttaagttaatttaagatcgtaactattatattaaatcaaagcaattatttcatttaaagcATATGTATCATTTGAAGATCTCATATTTTTAACGATTATTATGTATTTGCTATGAAATTATAGAGATCTTTCATATAgttatttaaaatctaaattaaatttattatcgttttctattttgatgaaattttttaatgaacagAATACTATTacattctattataaattaataactttcatATGTAACGTTAAATATACGAGTACTCGACATGCTGTGATATATCAAGTATTGATATCTGGATATATCTAGATCTAGAACATTGTTACCCCAACGGTCGATTATCTcggatatattataaatacattacaaatatttatattacaaattgtaaatatatattacaaaaatacatataataaaaaataatttatcatttcacAAACTTTTTCTATGAATtgtgataacaaaaaaatttttacaatcttatcatgtattatgtattatctGAAATCTTTGAGCTATTTTCATTCTACTTATTCAACAAATGTGAAATATCGGGAACACAGTTTAACatgaaacttttttacaaatctttagcTGATAGGAATGcgaatatttatacattttgtgaTGTATCTAAGAAACTCAATCAGAAGGAGAATAATCAAAAACCGACGGCCGTCCGGTACTTAAGCTATTTGATCCATATTACTAACATTCGATTTACATTAAACTTATAAGATATTTGCTTAGATTCGTCATGAGCTGAACAGACAAGATGACTGCCGCCCCTCCCCCCTTTATTCGAAAAATTGATttgccattttttaatactaaaatattgcTGATTCCtctcattattttatcattttgtaaatTAGATTGGTTCTTATTTTCTCTTGAGATAACGAGATTTATAACTTTTcattgtacataaaatttttatataagttggagatcttatgtaaataaaatgcgATAATTACgtaccacacacacacatacacacacacacacgcgcgcgcgcgcacgcgtgcgcacatacatacacatacagaTATGCCGTTtatgttttatatgtacaaataatcgtgaacaaaatttgtatatttaaataaataaaaatacaaccaTTCCAACATAAATATGCTGTGTATATTTCTTTGGTATAAACAccattagaataatttttatcatattaaacatttttataattagcaacaaactaaactttataattgtcattaaagaaatttcttaaattcgtacttttattctctatatttgtattaatttctattaatatataaaaagttacaatttataaacatagactcaaactttttttacatatatgtacaaaacaatatattgcaactgTTTTTACACATATAGGTTATTTAATGATGATACGTATCAGAGATAAATATAACGAATTTGTTCGcataatataaatactatttatttatattcataaatgaaaaaatatctaattgtGGATTAAagttgaattataaatatataatataaactttatgGTTGAAATAGATCGGACGCTAATTTGATTAACAATCCCAAAGTAAACTTTTGTGAAtaacgatattaaaataaacaatttgcaAAAGCTAAAAAAATCCTAAGACGTTCTCTTTTTTCAGTTATATATAAGAATCCAATTTGTTGAATGATTATAAGCTAATAAAATAGGGCTGtgtaataacaaagatatattattttggtCAACTAACGCAGATACTATTAACCATTGTTCAAGCCAGTTTCTCATACTTTCTATAGACATATTTGCAGGATTTACACCTCTAAAGGATAATgcctgaaaaataaattaataataaaacaacgTTGAGATATTTTGTGTACCATATCAAGTACATGTattgtatatgttatataaaataaaatttgctaaattttaaattatagtattttaaataattttttcacaaaataaaataaaatttacaatgtaaaaataacaaagatgttttttttttgtaaaatgcaataaaatgagTGATTAAGTTCTTTCGTactaaaaatgtatgtatgtacatatacatataatattttgtaataaaatagtgTTTGGCAAAATTGTATTGATTTACCGATTAATAATTACGGCTAAACAtttaattcttcattataataaacaagtaaaattttttaattaacttgaaataaatcatcaatattaatcaattataaatttgtaatcaataaaatgaatagatattaaattgtaattgtaactaattcattgaaaataattaactaccggtaattaaaaagataatcattaattatcaataGGTATTTGTAGTCACTAATTTCTAGCATTAACAGAATAGtattgattataattaataaataaaattgagtctattaataaataaaataatttttgtcgaCTAATATCGATTTGAACATCTTGATATCACAAGCACATTCTTTAAATTCGTAATTGttcgcaaaaatataatttttagaataaatataatttttagaatgattaaaaattaataattaacgatttttttaatcaacGGTGTTTgagttatttatataatcgaTTAAGTCAATTGTActtgtcattaatttttaattgaatagtTTAGTTAAGCGAAaacttaattatacaaaaatcatTTGACAATTTTCATTGATTACATCAtgattgtacatatttttaattgtaaatatgtagctaacaattaaattaatcgatCAATATCCAACACTGTCCTGAAGGCATGAAATTAACAAAAGGTATCTACCCATCGCATTGCTTCATTAGACATTTCTTTTACTCCTCCTTCTCGTACGATAGCGCGATCCATTCGTAATATTAGCATACCCCTTTCCATCAGTCTTTTCCTCTTGAAAGGTCTCCACAGTGACATACCATGTATTGCCAATAATTCTTT contains these protein-coding regions:
- the LOC105202081 gene encoding zinc finger CCCH domain-containing protein 3, with the protein product MGVPSSASTEVNILNEIYYLKSQIEQYRQKTQIILQSSEKTNCSNRKFKFIKPNIQSDSKNLICDSPLNSKMLPECSTKNVHVKSSFTNVHVNPNFKPQKPTVHINPNIHAKPLIHVNPKMMHDISNQNLQNNINMTTATYTTKTNVNNTGQANVKRSVYVNPTLLKKLSSSKEKSNFKESVTTEQPVYSRLKLVKNIDNRKISPKKISNSSIVLLSRSKLVRVSTAKSSSRTSLQYQRKSSKYMEIKGKKCETTSQKVMKMKPLINNTLQSTSIITNLSKSNINKSNNKSKVTKYKIDRTALHISKVKERPLEMAKVISDTKKLVTIGGIVYRASKNKLIRRNSLLKRKRSISGKSDKLGVILHDKKQRTSKETLNRTSETDIVKKTRYTFNVIPKTTYKNSISNKAKQRSIRILRNKMHKNNQPCLIFQRFGSCPNHKNGKCPKRHDKKQVSLCKNFLQGKCFLNKCSLSHDVGPEKMPTCKYFLDGCCTRDACPYLHVKVSSNTSICIDFLQGYCAKGNKCQRRHEYLCPEFNKSGNCSKGECCPYPHKSHSSNSEKSAKYLNKTHDAQKYHATLVTESNSEISNSESRLRYYELTNSLSEEFEKKKEIPIIDPVKQINVNEIKQDKSLMKNNQGELEITVYDRDNVKKKISIGGYIPIDHL